The following are encoded together in the Halococcus salifodinae DSM 8989 genome:
- a CDS encoding IS630 family transposase has protein sequence MIPSYWASFDEAWPQPFENSQRMWSFDRTVTIPKPLVTFPWRSIGFYAITGQSVITFKDELVKETIVEALEEIREQNPVGRILTGQSVITFKDELVKETIVEALEEIREQNPVGRILLVADNYSSHHAKLTQQRADELGIEFVFIPPYSPTLNAIEPLWKDLKREISPTIFEDKDHFREFLVEEFLRLSHRLSFASHWXIFEDKDHFREFLVEEFLRLSHRLSFASHWIETFLPDVQKLR, from the coding sequence ATGATCCCATCGTACTGGGCTTCTTTCGACGAAGCGTGGCCACAGCCATTTGAGAACTCTCAACGGATGTGGTCGTTCGACCGCACGGTCACGATTCCAAAGCCGTTGGTGACGTTTCCGTGGCGCTCGATCGGCTTCTACGCGATAACTGGCCAGAGCGTGATCACGTTCAAAGACGAACTGGTCAAGGAGACGATCGTTGAGGCGCTCGAAGAGATTCGCGAGCAGAATCCGGTGGGGCGGATTCTNACTGGCCAGAGCGTGATCACGTTCAAAGACGAACTGGTCAAGGAGACGATCGTTGAGGCGCTCGAAGAGATTCGCGAGCAGAATCCGGTGGGGCGGATTCTGCTCGTCGCCGACAACTACAGCTCCCATCACGCGAAACTCACCCAACAACGGGCCGACGAACTCGGCATCGAGTTCGTCTTCATCCCGCCGTACTCGCCAACGCTGAACGCGATCGAACCGCTGTGGAAAGACCTCAAACGAGAGATTTCGCCAACCATCTTCGAGGACAAAGACCACTTCAGAGAGTTCCTCGTCGAGGAATTTCTTCGATTGAGCCATCGACTGAGCTTCGCCAGCCACTGGATNATCTTCGAGGACAAAGACCACTTCAGAGAGTTCCTCGTCGAGGAATTTCTTCGATTGAGCCATCGACTGAGCTTCGCCAGCCACTGGATTGAAACGTTTCTCCCAGATGTCCAAAAGTTACGCTGA
- a CDS encoding IS630 family transposase → MKNNRRGLLVRHLSGDELDRAIADAQKADETRLVRRLCYVKNLYAGDTHEEAGDRVGISRSTTRRWARAWNEAGVEGLRPGFGGGRPPKLTNEQFDELCDILEEGQPWTPRAIHALIEDRYGVTYHPAHLSRKLRAAGMNYAKPRPMDPDDPIVLGFFRRSVATAI, encoded by the coding sequence ATGAAGAACAATCGGCGAGGTCTGTTGGTGAGACATCTGTCGGGTGATGAGCTTGATCGAGCGATTGCAGATGCGCAAAAGGCGGACGAGACGCGTCTCGTCCGGCGGCTCTGTTACGTGAAGAATCTCTACGCTGGCGATACGCACGAAGAAGCAGGCGACCGCGTCGGGATCTCTCGATCCACGACGCGTCGGTGGGCACGCGCGTGGAACGAAGCCGGTGTCGAAGGCCTCCGGCCAGGCTTCGGCGGCGGACGGCCGCCGAAGCTCACCAACGAGCAGTTCGACGAACTCTGTGACATCCTCGAAGAGGGCCAGCCGTGGACGCCGCGAGCGATTCATGCGCTCATCGAAGACCGCTACGGCGTCACGTACCACCCAGCACACCTGAGCCGGAAGCTTCGAGCTGCCGGCATGAACTACGCGAAGCCGCGCCCGATGGATCCNGATGATCCCATCGTACTGGGCTTCTTTCGACGAAGCGTGGCCACAGCCATTTGA
- a CDS encoding TrmB family transcriptional regulator, with amino-acid sequence MNDPSIEQLLQQFGLSDKEIDTYLAILEQGEAKASVVADEADVSKRHVYSVAETLADRGFVEVNDHVVPTTIRAHPPESVVDTLADGLEKMEPALESRFSQAAPRSESFEVVKSRVTVLKRVAELLGRAEEEVMLAIPHRLLDDVATELRDAIERDVLVVLLVTGAEPDDDLGLDELASVARVWDQPTPTILTVDRELGLVAPPEMFSRANNAAQAIVFAQEQLGPVIVGSFLGNYFPIASEIYAADPEPLPATYRDFRHAVLQAALHIRTGSTIRARVTGRSLHSEDGPNELDGIIVDVRQSLLEPTNSSFPVENTLIIETDRGTYNAGGQGAFVEDFEASMVELQSA; translated from the coding sequence ATGAATGACCCCTCGATCGAGCAGCTGTTACAGCAGTTCGGCCTGTCGGACAAGGAGATCGACACGTATCTGGCGATTCTGGAACAGGGCGAAGCGAAGGCGAGCGTCGTCGCTGACGAGGCGGACGTCTCCAAACGCCACGTCTACAGCGTCGCGGAAACGCTCGCCGATCGGGGGTTCGTCGAGGTAAACGATCACGTCGTGCCGACAACGATTCGGGCACACCCGCCCGAGAGCGTCGTGGACACTCTCGCCGACGGCCTCGAAAAAATGGAACCGGCGCTCGAATCGCGCTTCTCGCAGGCGGCCCCCCGCTCGGAGAGCTTCGAGGTCGTCAAATCACGCGTCACCGTGCTCAAGCGCGTCGCCGAGCTTCTCGGACGCGCGGAAGAGGAGGTGATGCTCGCGATCCCCCACCGACTGCTCGATGACGTCGCCACGGAGCTCCGGGACGCGATCGAGCGCGACGTGCTCGTCGTGCTCCTCGTCACAGGGGCGGAGCCCGACGACGACCTCGGCCTTGACGAGTTGGCCTCGGTCGCCCGCGTGTGGGATCAGCCGACGCCGACGATCCTCACCGTCGACCGGGAACTGGGGCTCGTTGCACCGCCCGAAATGTTTTCACGCGCGAACAACGCCGCGCAGGCGATCGTCTTCGCACAGGAACAGCTCGGCCCGGTCATCGTGGGCTCGTTTCTCGGGAACTACTTCCCGATAGCCTCCGAGATCTACGCGGCCGATCCGGAGCCGCTACCGGCGACGTACCGGGACTTTCGCCACGCGGTTTTGCAGGCGGCGCTCCACATCCGCACCGGTTCCACAATCCGCGCACGCGTCACCGGTCGTTCCCTCCACAGTGAAGACGGCCCAAATGAACTCGATGGTATCATTGTTGATGTCCGACAATCACTGCTCGAACCGACGAACAGCTCGTTCCCGGTCGAGAACACGCTCATCATTGAAACCGACCGCGGAACATACAATGCCGGCGGACAAGGCGCGTTCGTCGAAGACTTCGAGGCATCGATGGTAGAACTCCAATCCGCCTAA
- a CDS encoding alpha-amylase family glycosyl hydrolase, whose protein sequence is MHHPGPPRFLHVGESIELAPRNPDTVAEYAWQIVDQPAESMVTIDDEAVVHLVPDVPGIYRVELDAPDGVHSQTVRVFPDPRREARFSVTTDEVDSDLDGVDHAAVIGQFNDFTMGTHRAERTGEGDRSGENARAGGYVGNEWFLDVTLPPGTHEAIFAFDDEFEPHATSEVTVDGPGRPRVRLDGRREDDEIVVTATADAAPNGSVPSVEFHLDDRDTLTRDAVTVDDETLRASVDTLSELSRVHAVAVAERHSIADTLTIHSEPAGERTRTISFDRPADPPAWVRDATIYEIFVRAFAGDTVDTTFAAIERRVPYLESLGVDAVWLTPVCESPTRHGYHITDLFDTAADLGTREEFASLVDRLHEADIRMLFDLVINHTSRDHPAFQLQRAGVPEYADHYERVPATQDTTGVDWAGDDAPGHYFTWSKIPNLNYDSLAVREWMLDVIDEWAPLVDGFRCDVAWGIPHGFWKEVRERLKSRDEEFLLLDETVPRDAAFRENEFDVHYDTDLYAVLRNIGTGDAPASSLFDALDDSRRHGYPNEALHMRYVENHDEDRYATECNDGSLRPAAAATFTLPGVPMVYYGQERGVPTDRGTMRWHDGDAALTEFHRRLIALRNEYPALCASGVEPVACDVHTGDPERVVAYERGTEYERLIVVLNFGPDPVIVTLDRAVEHTDLFDESALTGDGIRIDDIAVLIPSGQE, encoded by the coding sequence ATGCACCACCCTGGACCACCGCGCTTTCTTCACGTCGGTGAATCGATCGAATTGGCACCGCGCAACCCCGACACGGTAGCGGAGTACGCGTGGCAAATCGTCGACCAACCGGCCGAGAGCATGGTGACGATCGACGACGAAGCGGTCGTCCACCTCGTGCCGGACGTTCCTGGCATCTACCGCGTCGAACTCGACGCTCCCGACGGTGTTCACAGCCAAACGGTGCGCGTATTCCCCGATCCTCGCCGTGAGGCACGCTTCAGCGTGACCACCGACGAGGTGGATAGCGACCTCGATGGTGTCGACCACGCCGCCGTGATCGGGCAGTTCAACGATTTCACGATGGGGACACACCGAGCCGAGCGCACTGGGGAGGGTGATCGTTCCGGTGAGAACGCTCGCGCCGGCGGGTACGTGGGCAACGAGTGGTTCCTCGACGTGACGCTTCCACCCGGCACACACGAGGCCATCTTCGCCTTCGACGACGAGTTTGAGCCGCATGCGACGAGCGAGGTCACGGTCGATGGCCCCGGCCGGCCGCGTGTTCGCCTCGACGGACGGCGTGAGGACGACGAAATCGTCGTGACCGCGACGGCCGACGCCGCTCCCAACGGGAGCGTGCCGAGCGTCGAGTTCCATCTCGACGACCGGGATACCCTTACGCGCGATGCAGTCACCGTCGACGACGAGACGTTGCGAGCCTCTGTCGACACGCTTTCGGAACTATCGCGCGTCCACGCCGTCGCCGTCGCCGAACGACACAGCATCGCCGACACGCTGACGATCCATTCTGAGCCCGCCGGCGAACGGACGCGGACCATCTCGTTCGACCGTCCCGCCGATCCACCGGCGTGGGTTCGCGACGCGACTATCTACGAGATCTTCGTTCGGGCGTTCGCCGGCGACACCGTCGACACCACGTTCGCGGCGATCGAACGACGAGTTCCCTATCTCGAATCGCTCGGCGTCGATGCTGTCTGGCTCACGCCAGTCTGTGAGAGCCCCACCCGCCACGGCTACCACATCACCGATCTGTTCGACACCGCCGCGGATCTCGGCACGCGTGAAGAATTCGCGTCGCTGGTCGATCGCCTCCACGAGGCCGACATCAGGATGCTCTTCGACCTCGTGATCAATCACACCTCCCGTGACCATCCGGCGTTTCAACTTCAACGAGCCGGCGTCCCCGAGTACGCCGATCACTACGAACGGGTTCCGGCCACCCAGGACACCACGGGCGTTGACTGGGCCGGCGACGACGCACCCGGCCATTACTTCACGTGGTCGAAGATCCCGAACCTGAACTACGATTCCCTCGCCGTCCGTGAGTGGATGCTCGACGTCATCGACGAATGGGCACCGCTGGTCGACGGGTTCCGGTGTGACGTGGCATGGGGCATCCCACACGGCTTCTGGAAAGAAGTCCGCGAACGTTTGAAATCACGGGATGAGGAGTTTCTCCTGCTCGACGAGACCGTTCCGCGGGACGCCGCCTTCCGAGAGAACGAGTTTGACGTTCACTACGACACCGATCTGTACGCTGTGCTCCGGAATATCGGCACTGGCGACGCACCGGCGAGCAGTCTGTTCGACGCGCTTGATGATTCGCGTCGCCACGGCTATCCCAACGAGGCGCTCCATATGCGCTACGTCGAGAACCATGATGAGGACCGCTACGCGACCGAATGCAACGACGGCAGCCTGCGGCCCGCCGCGGCTGCAACGTTTACGCTTCCCGGCGTTCCCATGGTCTACTACGGTCAGGAACGCGGCGTTCCCACGGATCGTGGCACGATGCGCTGGCACGACGGTGACGCCGCTTTAACCGAGTTCCATCGCCGGCTCATCGCGCTGCGCAACGAATATCCGGCACTCTGCGCCTCTGGCGTCGAGCCCGTCGCGTGTGACGTCCACACCGGCGATCCCGAACGTGTCGTCGCCTACGAACGTGGCACCGAATACGAACGGCTGATCGTCGTGCTGAACTTCGGCCCCGACCCGGTGATTGTGACTCTCGACCGGGCCGTCGAACACACCGATCTGTTTGACGAGTCCGCGCTGACTGGAGACGGAATCCGGATCGATGATATTGCTGTCCTGATACCCAGTGGTCAGGAATGA
- a CDS encoding glycoside hydrolase family 15 protein, which yields MHLRDALDDYKRHRDDATRFPGERRTTTGRFSGSDGRLMHVDEDGAIRDCSYPLMGLTGIVRSRFGVRPIDETEPTWFDARRSTQRYEGDTALVVTDHKTDHGVITQYDLTFDEIHVTHVDVSAAEESLDVVAGVGFAPDGRDTRIGQLHHDDAIEFYHAAETDYLASATGFETICSSGLDGFEALLDGTPSTYPRADEEQTSGEDALGGDVCCVLPVENGTATMATLLTRRTDQPREAALDAVRTAAADHNAAALERAANRRAVPFTTEHLHADAIRTDLRVLSALTGQSGLRIAAPEFDPYYAHSGGYGYAWFRDDAETSSFLLDADRQLDLGLDDWHACSAAAYAATQRDDGTWPHRVWAFDGTLAPGWANGRLETDKREDYQADQTASVVAYLAAHGSGNDHHDVVNRALDALDDDLATDGRPIGGENAWEDMTGRFTHTTATVLEAYSAVAATDSDLADRAAEQAAVVYDGLDDLWVEERGIFALREYGPDHDADGELDDRCDSATFALVSAHREHARIGDIDDERLDRLVSHVMTLVDELRHDPDSSAVAGLVRYDGDDWRRREQGHEKIWTVSTAWGAYAAGSLAAMLAEHDDERTEELAATARDLLGLVLPDGPLARDDGSLPEQVFDDGTPDSATPLGWSHALRLATIALLDEYSMLEPHAVVAND from the coding sequence ATGCACCTCCGCGACGCGCTGGACGATTACAAGCGTCACCGAGACGACGCCACTCGGTTTCCAGGCGAACGACGGACGACGACCGGGCGTTTCTCCGGGTCCGATGGGCGACTCATGCACGTCGACGAGGACGGGGCGATACGGGATTGTAGCTATCCGCTCATGGGACTGACCGGAATCGTTCGTTCCCGGTTCGGCGTCCGACCGATCGACGAGACCGAGCCGACATGGTTCGACGCCCGGCGCAGTACTCAGCGTTACGAGGGCGATACCGCACTCGTCGTCACCGATCACAAGACCGACCACGGAGTGATAACCCAGTACGACCTCACATTCGACGAAATACACGTCACCCACGTCGACGTGAGTGCGGCCGAGGAGTCTCTTGACGTGGTTGCCGGCGTCGGGTTCGCTCCGGACGGGCGTGACACGCGCATTGGACAGCTCCATCACGATGATGCGATCGAATTCTACCACGCCGCGGAAACCGATTACCTCGCAAGCGCCACCGGGTTCGAGACGATCTGTAGCTCTGGACTCGACGGGTTTGAAGCTCTTCTCGACGGGACACCGTCCACGTACCCCCGGGCGGATGAAGAGCAGACCTCGGGAGAAGACGCACTGGGTGGCGACGTCTGCTGTGTGCTCCCGGTCGAGAACGGGACGGCAACGATGGCGACGCTGTTGACGAGACGCACGGACCAGCCGCGCGAGGCCGCTCTCGACGCGGTTCGAACGGCCGCAGCGGACCACAATGCCGCCGCACTCGAACGTGCAGCCAACCGACGAGCCGTACCGTTCACTACTGAACACCTGCACGCCGACGCGATCAGGACAGATCTCCGGGTACTCTCGGCGCTTACTGGGCAGTCGGGGCTCCGGATCGCTGCCCCGGAATTCGACCCGTACTACGCCCATTCAGGAGGGTACGGCTACGCGTGGTTCCGCGACGACGCCGAAACCTCGTCGTTCCTCCTCGACGCCGACCGGCAGCTCGATCTCGGGCTCGACGACTGGCACGCCTGCAGCGCAGCGGCCTACGCCGCGACACAGCGCGACGACGGGACGTGGCCACACCGTGTCTGGGCATTCGACGGCACGCTCGCGCCGGGCTGGGCCAATGGTCGGCTGGAGACAGACAAGCGCGAGGACTATCAAGCCGATCAGACGGCGAGCGTCGTGGCCTACCTAGCAGCGCATGGGAGCGGGAACGACCACCACGACGTGGTGAACCGCGCGCTCGACGCGCTTGACGACGACCTCGCCACCGACGGCCGGCCAATCGGCGGCGAGAACGCGTGGGAGGACATGACCGGACGGTTCACCCACACCACAGCCACCGTCCTCGAAGCGTATTCGGCGGTCGCCGCGACCGACAGCGATCTCGCCGACCGAGCGGCCGAGCAGGCCGCTGTGGTCTATGACGGCCTGGACGATCTCTGGGTCGAAGAGCGCGGCATCTTCGCACTGCGCGAGTACGGCCCCGACCATGACGCCGACGGCGAACTCGACGATCGGTGTGATTCGGCAACATTCGCGCTTGTCAGCGCTCACCGCGAGCACGCTCGTATCGGCGACATCGACGACGAGCGTCTCGATCGGCTCGTATCACACGTCATGACGCTCGTCGACGAACTTCGACACGATCCCGACAGTAGTGCAGTTGCCGGGCTCGTTCGGTACGACGGCGACGACTGGCGACGGCGCGAACAGGGCCACGAGAAGATTTGGACGGTCTCGACAGCATGGGGGGCGTACGCCGCCGGATCGCTCGCCGCGATGCTCGCCGAACACGACGACGAACGCACAGAGGAACTGGCCGCAACGGCCCGAGACCTGCTCGGACTCGTCCTGCCCGACGGCCCGCTTGCCCGCGACGACGGCTCGTTGCCGGAACAGGTGTTCGACGACGGGACGCCCGACAGCGCGACGCCACTAGGATGGTCTCACGCACTGCGGCTGGCGACGATCGCTCTGCTCGACGAGTACTCTATGCTCGAACCACATGCAGTTGTTGCGAACGACTGA
- a CDS encoding ABC transporter ATP-binding protein — translation MATVTLDVLRKEFNSGRLVAVDDVSLEVANGEFVTVVGPSGCGKSTTLRMIAGLEQPTSGRVHIGGEDVTDVHARRRDVAMVFQNYALYPHKTVRQNMAFGLRMSTDLGKDARNAKVDETAAMMGIEGLLDDQPSELSGGQKQRVALGRAIVREPDVFLFDEPLSNLDAKLRASMRTEIQRLQDELGTTAIYVTHDQEEAMTMGDRLAIMNGGVLQQTGTPKDVYTTPNSEFVGGFVGSPSMNLLDVTVETADEGVKLVNENRFEYELTGKRGERVAAADVTTARLGIRPENVRVTGDRDGIETGVEVVEPVGSDNYLYLDLGPEFIARVASDVEPETGDVIRVTFEPKEVHLFDTTSGDSLLTTDAPEPAVAATTSP, via the coding sequence ATGGCAACTGTCACGCTTGACGTTCTCAGAAAGGAGTTCAACAGCGGACGGCTAGTGGCGGTCGATGATGTCTCTCTGGAGGTGGCCAATGGCGAATTCGTCACGGTCGTCGGCCCCTCTGGCTGTGGGAAATCTACGACACTCCGCATGATCGCGGGACTTGAACAGCCGACGTCGGGACGGGTTCACATCGGTGGTGAAGACGTTACTGACGTCCACGCGCGTCGCCGCGATGTTGCGATGGTGTTCCAGAACTACGCACTGTACCCACACAAGACCGTCCGGCAGAACATGGCGTTCGGCCTCCGGATGAGCACCGACCTCGGCAAGGACGCACGCAACGCCAAAGTCGACGAGACGGCGGCGATGATGGGTATCGAGGGGCTACTCGACGACCAACCCAGCGAGCTCTCCGGTGGTCAGAAACAGCGCGTCGCGCTCGGTCGCGCCATCGTGCGCGAGCCGGACGTGTTCCTGTTCGACGAGCCGCTTTCCAATCTCGACGCGAAGCTCCGGGCGAGCATGCGGACCGAGATTCAGCGCCTCCAAGACGAACTTGGAACCACAGCGATCTACGTGACCCATGATCAGGAGGAAGCGATGACAATGGGCGACCGACTCGCCATCATGAACGGCGGCGTTCTCCAGCAGACCGGCACACCGAAGGATGTGTATACGACTCCGAACAGCGAGTTTGTCGGTGGATTCGTCGGCTCACCCTCGATGAACCTCCTCGATGTCACCGTTGAGACCGCCGACGAGGGTGTCAAGCTCGTGAACGAGAACCGCTTCGAGTACGAACTGACTGGCAAGCGTGGCGAGCGCGTCGCCGCAGCCGACGTGACGACCGCGCGGCTCGGGATTCGTCCTGAAAACGTTCGCGTTACCGGCGATCGAGACGGAATCGAGACCGGTGTTGAGGTCGTCGAACCGGTTGGAAGTGACAATTACCTCTATCTGGATCTCGGGCCAGAGTTCATCGCCCGGGTCGCCTCCGACGTCGAACCCGAGACGGGCGACGTCATTCGCGTGACGTTCGAGCCGAAGGAAGTGCATCTCTTCGACACGACAAGCGGCGACTCGCTACTGACGACGGACGCTCCCGAGCCGGCGGTCGCGGCAACGACGTCGCCCTGA